In the genome of Serratia symbiotica (Periphyllus acericola), one region contains:
- a CDS encoding adenylosuccinate synthase, whose protein sequence is MGKNVVVLGTQWGDEGKGKVVDLLTERAQYVVRYQGGHNAGHTLIINGEKTVLHLIPSGILRENVTNIIGNGAVLAPGALMKEMGELEARGIPVRERLLLSEACPLILAYHVALDNAREKARGAKAIGTTGRGIGPAYEDKVARRGLRVSDLFNKETFAVKLKEVVDYHNFQLVNYYKVKAVDYQATLDYVLSIADILTAMVVDVSELLDDARKRGELIMFEGAQGTLLDIDHGTYPYVTSSNTTAGGVATGSGIGPRYVDYVLGIVKAYSTRVGAGPFPTELFDETGEYMCKQGNEFGATTGRRRRTGWLDAVAVRRAVQINSLSGFCLTKLDVLDGLKEVKICVGYRMPDGREMTTTPLAAEEWEGIEPIYESMPGWSESTFGVKEQSKLPLAALDYIRRIEELTGVPVDIISTGPDRSETMILRDPFDA, encoded by the coding sequence ATGGGTAAGAACGTCGTCGTACTGGGCACCCAATGGGGTGACGAAGGTAAGGGCAAGGTCGTAGACCTGCTAACTGAACGAGCTCAATATGTTGTGCGCTATCAAGGTGGTCATAACGCTGGCCATACTCTGATTATTAACGGTGAAAAAACCGTCCTTCATTTAATTCCTTCTGGCATCCTGCGTGAAAACGTCACCAACATCATCGGCAACGGTGCTGTTCTGGCTCCCGGTGCTTTAATGAAAGAAATGGGGGAACTCGAAGCTCGCGGCATCCCGGTACGCGAACGTCTGTTACTGTCCGAGGCCTGCCCATTGATCCTGGCTTACCATGTGGCGCTGGATAACGCGCGTGAGAAAGCGCGCGGCGCTAAAGCCATCGGTACCACTGGTCGCGGCATCGGCCCGGCTTACGAAGATAAAGTGGCGCGCCGTGGTTTACGCGTCAGTGACCTGTTCAACAAAGAAACCTTCGCCGTTAAGCTGAAGGAAGTTGTTGATTATCATAACTTTCAGTTGGTTAACTACTACAAAGTTAAAGCCGTTGATTACCAGGCAACGCTAGATTATGTGCTGTCCATCGCCGACATCCTGACCGCCATGGTGGTTGACGTTTCCGAACTGCTGGACGATGCGCGCAAGCGTGGTGAGCTGATTATGTTCGAAGGTGCTCAGGGTACTCTACTGGATATTGATCACGGAACCTATCCGTATGTGACCTCTTCTAACACTACCGCTGGCGGCGTGGCTACGGGGTCAGGTATTGGTCCTCGTTACGTGGATTATGTGCTGGGTATTGTCAAAGCCTACTCCACCCGTGTGGGTGCCGGCCCTTTCCCAACCGAACTATTCGATGAGACTGGCGAATATATGTGCAAGCAGGGTAACGAATTCGGTGCCACTACTGGCCGCCGCCGTCGTACAGGCTGGCTGGATGCGGTTGCGGTGCGTCGTGCAGTACAGATTAACTCCTTGTCCGGTTTTTGCCTGACCAAGTTAGATGTGCTGGATGGATTGAAGGAAGTGAAGATTTGCGTGGGCTATCGTATGCCTGATGGCCGCGAAATGACCACCACCCCACTGGCGGCAGAAGAATGGGAAGGTATCGAACCCATCTACGAAAGTATGCCGGGTTGGAGCGAAAGCACCTTTGGTGTGAAAGAGCAAAGCAAACTGCCACTGGCAGCGCTGGACTACATCAGGCGCATTGAAGAACTGACTGGCGTACCGGTAGATATTATCTCTACCGGCCCGGACCGTAGCGAAACCATGATCTTGCGTGACCCGTTCGACGCATAA
- the hfq gene encoding RNA chaperone Hfq, giving the protein MAKGQSLQDPFLNALRRERVRVSVYLVNGIKLQGQIESFDQFVILLRNTVSQMIYKHAISTVVPSRPISHHSNNPNGGTSNHHHVNSPSAPQQPPQENDEAK; this is encoded by the coding sequence ATGGCTAAGGGGCAATCTTTGCAAGATCCGTTCCTGAACGCACTGCGTCGTGAACGGGTTCGGGTTTCTGTTTATTTGGTAAATGGTATTAAGCTGCAAGGCCAGATTGAGTCTTTTGACCAGTTTGTCATCCTGCTCAGAAACACCGTAAGCCAGATGATTTATAAGCATGCTATTTCTACGGTTGTTCCGTCACGTCCGATTTCACACCATAGTAATAATCCGAATGGCGGTACCAGTAATCATCACCATGTTAACAGCCCGTCTGCGCCGCAGCAGCCACCGCAGGAAAATGATGAAGCTAAATGA
- the hflC gene encoding protease modulator HflC: protein MRKSFIVIVLAVLMAIYTSLFVVQEGQRGIVLRFGKVLRDSENKPLVYAPGMHFKIPFIETVKSLDARIQTMDNQADRFVTSEKKDLIVDSYLKWRISNFSRYYLATGGGDVSQAEVLLKRKLSDRLRSEIGRLDVKEIVTDSRGKLMSDVRTALNTGTVGDGEEVAASGADDAIASAAARVERETTGKRPPLNSNSMAALGIEVIDVRIKQINLPVEVSDAIYQRMRAEREAVARRLRSQGQEEAEKLRASADYEVTRTLAEAERQARITRGEGDAESAKLFASVFSQAPDFYAFIRSLRAYEASFSNNQDVMVLSPDSDFFRYMKSPDSTRK from the coding sequence ATGCGTAAGTCTTTTATAGTTATCGTCCTCGCGGTGCTGATGGCGATATACACTTCACTGTTTGTGGTGCAGGAAGGTCAGCGTGGCATCGTGCTGCGCTTTGGCAAGGTGCTGCGCGACAGTGAAAATAAACCGCTGGTGTATGCACCGGGTATGCACTTCAAGATCCCGTTTATTGAAACCGTGAAGAGCCTGGATGCGCGTATCCAGACTATGGATAACCAGGCCGATCGTTTCGTCACCAGTGAAAAGAAAGACCTGATTGTTGACTCCTACCTGAAGTGGCGTATCAGCAATTTCAGCCGTTACTATCTGGCGACTGGCGGCGGCGATGTCTCTCAGGCCGAAGTGCTGTTAAAACGTAAATTAAGCGACCGCTTGCGTTCCGAGATCGGCCGTCTGGACGTGAAGGAAATCGTGACCGACTCGCGCGGAAAGTTGATGTCAGACGTGCGCACTGCACTGAATACCGGCACGGTGGGTGATGGCGAAGAAGTGGCGGCCAGTGGGGCCGATGACGCTATTGCCTCCGCAGCGGCGCGCGTTGAGCGGGAAACCACCGGCAAACGGCCGCCGCTTAACTCGAACAGCATGGCAGCGCTGGGTATTGAAGTGATCGACGTGCGTATCAAGCAGATCAACCTTCCTGTCGAAGTGTCTGACGCTATCTACCAGCGTATGCGTGCTGAACGTGAAGCGGTAGCCCGCCGTTTGCGTTCGCAGGGCCAGGAAGAAGCGGAGAAGCTGCGGGCCAGTGCGGACTACGAAGTGACGCGTACCTTGGCGGAAGCTGAGCGTCAGGCGAGAATCACTCGTGGTGAAGGTGATGCCGAATCGGCTAAATTGTTTGCTAGCGTGTTCAGCCAGGCTCCGGATTTCTACGCCTTTATCCGTAGTTTGCGTGCTTATGAAGCCAGCTTTAGCAACAATCAGGACGTGATGGTACTCAGCCCAGATAGCGATTTCTTTCGCTATATGAAGTCGCCTGATTCCACGCGTAAGTAA
- the miaA gene encoding tRNA (adenosine(37)-N6)-dimethylallyltransferase MiaA: protein MSEIIRRPPAIFIMGPTASGKTKLAIALRQRLPVELISVDSALIYRGMDIGTAKPSTGELAQAPHRLIDIRDPAQTYSAADFRANALKEMADITSAGRIPLLAGGTMLYYKALLAGLSPLPPADPSVRERIEQQAVEQGWKALHLQLQEIDPVSALKIHPNDPQRLSRALEVFFISGKTLTEMIKISGESLPYHVHQFAIAPSSRALIHQRIELRYLQMLAAGFEAEARALFARDDLHTDLPSIRSVGYRQMWSYLSGEMSYDEMVYRSICATRQLAKRQMTWLRGWNSVHWLDSDKPGEALKAVIQVVSA, encoded by the coding sequence ATGAGTGAAATAATACGACGCCCCCCGGCTATTTTTATCATGGGGCCGACTGCTTCAGGCAAAACTAAGCTAGCGATCGCGCTGCGGCAGCGCCTGCCTGTGGAATTGATCAGCGTGGATTCCGCATTAATTTATCGCGGTATGGATATAGGCACCGCCAAGCCAAGCACCGGAGAGTTGGCGCAGGCACCGCACCGGCTAATTGATATCCGCGATCCAGCGCAAACCTACTCAGCGGCGGATTTTCGCGCCAACGCGTTAAAAGAGATGGCTGACATCACCTCCGCTGGGCGCATTCCGCTGCTAGCGGGTGGCACCATGCTCTATTATAAGGCGCTGTTAGCAGGGTTATCGCCGCTGCCTCCCGCCGATCCGTCGGTACGCGAGCGTATAGAACAGCAGGCGGTGGAACAAGGGTGGAAGGCTTTGCACCTCCAGTTGCAGGAAATCGACCCGGTTTCGGCATTAAAAATTCATCCGAATGATCCGCAGAGACTCTCCAGAGCACTGGAAGTTTTTTTTATTTCAGGTAAAACTTTAACGGAAATGATTAAAATTTCGGGTGAATCGTTGCCGTATCATGTCCACCAATTCGCGATAGCGCCGTCCAGCCGTGCGTTGATTCATCAACGCATTGAGTTGCGGTACCTACAAATGTTGGCTGCGGGTTTTGAGGCGGAAGCGCGCGCACTTTTTGCACGGGATGATTTGCATACAGATTTGCCTTCCATTCGCAGTGTTGGCTACCGCCAGATGTGGTCATATTTGTCTGGCGAAATGAGTTACGATGAGATGGTTTATCGTAGTATTTGCGCAACGCGTCAGCTAGCCAAACGCCAAATGACCTGGTTACGCGGCTGGAATTCGGTGCATTGGCTGGACAGCGATAAGCCGGGAGAGGCTTTGAAAGCGGTAATACAGGTTGTTAGTGCATAG
- the nsrR gene encoding nitric oxide-sensing transcriptional repressor NsrR, whose protein sequence is MQLTSFTDYGLLALIYMAWLPPDKMTSISKVTDVYGVSRNHIVKIINQLSRVDFVTVILGKNGGIRLSQPGETIRLGDMVRELEPLSLVNFRSDFCQISPACRLNQVPHHGVQNFLEELNNDTLADMVEGNSLLYKLAACRIKRR, encoded by the coding sequence GTGCAGTTAACGAGTTTCACTGATTATGGCTTGCTGGCGCTAATCTACATGGCCTGGCTGCCACCGGACAAAATGACCAGTATATCGAAAGTGACCGATGTCTACGGCGTGTCTCGCAACCATATAGTTAAGATAATCAATCAGCTAAGCCGTGTTGATTTTGTCACTGTGATACTCGGGAAAAACGGCGGCATCCGTTTGAGTCAACCAGGCGAAACTATTCGCCTCGGTGATATGGTGAGAGAGCTGGAACCGCTTTCACTGGTCAACTTCCGCAGTGATTTCTGCCAAATAAGTCCTGCCTGCCGCTTGAATCAGGTGCCCCATCATGGCGTACAAAATTTCCTTGAAGAACTGAATAACGACACCCTAGCCGATATGGTCGAAGGCAATTCCCTACTCTACAAGCTTGCTGCTTGCCGAATAAAACGTCGTTGA
- the hflK gene encoding FtsH protease activity modulator HflK, whose amino-acid sequence MAWNQPRNNGQDRDPWGSGKNNGGNSGGNNKSGRDQGPPDLDDIFRKLSKKLSSLGVSKSSNSNSGGTDTSDPGYSSRIICIAAVAVVVIWAASGFYTTKEAERGVVTRFGKFSHLVQPGLNWKPTFIDEVRPVNVESVRELAASGVMLTSDENVVRVEMNVQYRVTNPETYLFSVVNADDSLSQATDSALRGVIGKYSMDRILTEGRTVVRNNTQRMLEETIRPYNMGITLLDVNFQAARPPEEVKASFDDAIAARENEQQYIREAEAYANEVQPRANGQAQRLLEDAKAYKDRTVLEAQGEVARFAKLLPEYKSAPEITRERLHIETMEKVLSHTRKVLVSDKGNNLMVLPLDQMLRGHANIPAVSSDKDTSLIRLTPVPSAHGGISSNNQQTRSDSSMNQRQANAQRDDTTRVGRE is encoded by the coding sequence ATGGCGTGGAATCAGCCCCGTAATAACGGACAGGACCGCGATCCGTGGGGGAGCGGCAAAAATAATGGCGGCAACTCCGGCGGTAACAACAAAAGTGGTCGTGACCAAGGGCCACCTGATTTGGACGATATCTTTCGCAAACTGAGCAAGAAATTGAGCAGTTTGGGGGTGAGTAAAAGCTCCAACAGCAATAGCGGCGGCACCGATACCTCAGATCCAGGTTATAGCAGCCGTATCATCTGTATCGCGGCTGTTGCCGTAGTGGTGATCTGGGCTGCCAGCGGCTTTTACACCACCAAGGAGGCTGAACGTGGTGTAGTGACTCGCTTCGGTAAGTTCAGCCATTTGGTACAGCCGGGTCTGAATTGGAAGCCGACTTTCATCGACGAAGTGCGCCCGGTTAACGTAGAGTCTGTGCGTGAACTGGCGGCCTCTGGCGTGATGTTGACTTCCGATGAAAATGTGGTGCGCGTAGAAATGAACGTACAGTACCGTGTGACCAATCCAGAAACCTATCTGTTCAGCGTGGTGAATGCCGACGACAGCCTGAGTCAAGCGACTGACAGCGCCCTGCGCGGCGTGATCGGCAAATACTCGATGGATCGTATCCTGACCGAAGGCCGTACCGTGGTGCGTAACAATACTCAACGCATGTTAGAAGAGACCATTCGTCCTTACAACATGGGTATCACGCTTCTGGACGTCAACTTCCAGGCTGCGCGTCCGCCGGAGGAAGTTAAAGCATCGTTCGATGATGCTATCGCCGCGCGTGAGAACGAGCAGCAGTACATTCGTGAAGCGGAAGCCTACGCTAACGAGGTGCAGCCGCGTGCCAACGGTCAAGCGCAGCGCTTGTTGGAAGACGCCAAGGCATACAAAGATCGTACCGTTTTGGAAGCCCAGGGCGAGGTAGCTCGCTTCGCCAAGCTGCTGCCGGAATACAAATCAGCCCCAGAAATTACCCGTGAGCGTCTGCATATCGAAACCATGGAAAAAGTCTTGAGTCATACCCGCAAGGTGCTGGTCAGTGATAAAGGCAATAATTTGATGGTGTTACCGCTGGATCAAATGCTACGCGGCCACGCTAATATCCCGGCGGTCAGTAGCGACAAAGACACCAGCCTGATTCGTCTCACCCCTGTTCCCTCTGCCCATGGCGGCATCAGTTCCAACAACCAGCAAACCCGCAGCGATTCGAGCATGAACCAACGCCAGGCAAATGCACAGCGCGACGACACCACTCGCGTAGGGAGAGAGTAA
- the mutL gene encoding DNA mismatch repair endonuclease MutL, translating to MPIQVLPQQLANQIAAGEVVERPASVVKELVENSLDAGATCIDIDIERGGAKLIRIRDNGCGIGKDDLALALARHATSKISTLDDLEAIVSLGFRGEALASISSVSRLSLTSRTAEQSEAWQAYVEGCDQTVTVKPAAHPVGSTLAVLDLFYNTPARRKFMRTEKTEFGHIDEVVRRIALARFDVAINLSHNGKLIRQYRAAKEKNQHERRLSSICGLAFLQHALNLSLQHGELSICGWVADPAGARQMGEIQYCYVNSRMMRDRLINHAIRQAYQDQLKDNQQPAYVLHLEVDPHQVDVNVHPAKHEVRFNQARLVHDFIYQAVTRVLQQASSALLPEELTEKETPIWQPENRIAAGGNHFSQPTPCCEKMPSSPPASARGRSPQPAYHSGRGYQKREGELYGKLLQAAKPQDEMPKQPLFPPVKSAQEALPASHSHSFGRVMMIHPPCYALIDWQNQLALLNLLVAERWLRQTQLNLPEEGLRSQPLLVPIKLVLNKNEATAIVRHQALLVKMGLDLQADHGHVMLRALPLPLRQQNLQTLIPELLGYLAEHQEMSPTMLAIWLAQHLGSEHQQWNSSQAIQLLTDVERLCPQLVKSPPSGLLQLVDLQAALAALKHE from the coding sequence ATGCCTATCCAGGTGTTACCGCAACAACTTGCCAACCAGATCGCCGCCGGAGAAGTGGTCGAACGGCCAGCATCTGTGGTGAAGGAACTGGTGGAAAACAGCTTGGATGCTGGGGCAACTTGCATTGATATCGATATCGAACGCGGCGGAGCCAAGTTGATCCGCATTCGTGATAACGGCTGTGGCATTGGCAAAGATGACCTTGCGCTGGCTTTGGCCCGCCATGCCACCAGTAAAATAAGCACCCTCGACGATCTGGAAGCCATCGTCAGCCTTGGTTTTCGCGGCGAAGCACTGGCCAGCATCAGCTCTGTTTCCCGTTTGAGCCTTACCTCACGTACCGCCGAACAGAGCGAAGCCTGGCAAGCTTATGTTGAAGGCTGCGATCAGACGGTGACGGTCAAACCCGCTGCGCATCCGGTCGGCAGTACGCTGGCAGTGCTGGATCTGTTTTACAATACCCCGGCACGCCGCAAGTTCATGCGTACTGAGAAAACCGAATTTGGTCATATTGATGAAGTAGTGCGGCGTATAGCATTGGCACGCTTCGATGTAGCGATAAACCTTAGCCATAATGGCAAGCTGATTCGTCAGTACCGCGCGGCGAAAGAGAAAAACCAGCATGAGCGCCGGCTGAGCAGCATTTGCGGTTTAGCTTTTTTGCAGCATGCACTGAACCTTTCCTTGCAGCATGGCGAATTGTCAATCTGTGGTTGGGTAGCAGATCCCGCTGGCGCGCGACAAATGGGTGAAATACAGTACTGCTACGTTAACAGCCGCATGATGCGCGATCGCTTGATTAACCACGCGATCCGCCAAGCCTATCAGGATCAGCTTAAAGACAATCAGCAGCCCGCTTATGTGCTGCATCTTGAGGTAGACCCGCATCAAGTGGACGTAAATGTTCACCCAGCTAAGCATGAGGTGCGCTTCAATCAGGCGCGTCTGGTGCACGATTTTATTTATCAGGCGGTAACCAGGGTGTTGCAGCAAGCTAGCTCTGCGCTGCTGCCGGAGGAACTGACCGAAAAGGAAACACCTATCTGGCAGCCGGAAAATCGCATCGCCGCTGGCGGCAACCACTTCTCTCAGCCTACGCCGTGTTGCGAAAAAATGCCGTCTTCACCACCAGCGTCCGCTCGCGGACGCTCACCACAGCCAGCCTATCATTCGGGCCGCGGCTACCAAAAGCGTGAAGGTGAGTTATACGGCAAGCTGTTACAAGCTGCCAAGCCACAGGACGAAATGCCAAAGCAACCACTATTTCCACCGGTAAAGTCCGCGCAGGAAGCGCTGCCAGCAAGCCACTCGCACAGTTTTGGTCGGGTGATGATGATCCATCCACCGTGTTATGCACTGATTGACTGGCAGAACCAGCTCGCTTTACTCAACCTGCTGGTGGCGGAGCGCTGGCTGCGTCAGACACAGCTCAACCTGCCGGAAGAAGGGTTGCGCTCACAGCCGCTGCTGGTTCCGATCAAGCTGGTGTTGAATAAAAATGAAGCGACGGCGATAGTGCGCCATCAGGCGCTGTTGGTGAAAATGGGGTTGGATTTGCAGGCGGATCACGGCCATGTGATGCTGCGGGCATTGCCTTTACCGTTGCGTCAACAAAATTTACAAACACTCATTCCTGAGCTGTTAGGCTATCTGGCCGAGCACCAGGAAATGTCACCTACAATGCTGGCCATTTGGCTCGCCCAACATTTAGGCAGTGAGCATCAACAGTGGAACTCCTCGCAAGCGATACAATTGCTAACCGATGTTGAACGACTCTGCCCGCAGTTGGTCAAATCGCCACCGAGCGGGCTTTTACAACTCGTTGATCTCCAGGCTGCACTGGCAGCTCTTAAGCATGAGTGA
- the rnr gene encoding ribonuclease R, which produces MSQDPFLEREAEKYESPIPSREYILAHLAKRETPASREALSKELDLTGEEQLEALRRRLRAMERDGQLIFTRRQCYALPERLDLLRGTVIGHRDGYGFLRIEGSKDDLYLSTEQMKMAIHGDVVLAQALGADRKGRCEARIVRVLVPKTSKIVGRFFMDAGTGFVVPDDSRLSFDILVPADAVNGARMGYMVVVELTQRPTRRTKAVGKIVEILGDKMGTSMVVDIALRTHEIPHTWPPQVEAQVADLSDQVPEVAKKGRVDLRKLPLVTIDGEDARDFDDAVYCEKKRGGGWRLWVAIADVSYYVRPRTALDDVARNRATSVYFPSQVIPMLPEVLSNGLCSLNPQVDRLCMVCEMTLSAQGRLSTAKFYEAVMSSHARLTYNKVWRILQGDQALHKHYHPLVKHLEELYAMYHVLDQARTERGGIAFETEEAKFIFNTERRIERVAPTVRNDAHKLIEECMIMANVAAARFVEKHNEPALFRVHDRPSDDHISALRSVLSELGLTLGGGNKPQPKDYATLMDEVAKRRDHEMLQTMLLRSMKQAIYDPENRGHFGLALASYGHFTSPIRRYPDLALHRTIKYQLAKEHGELKERRTRTGGWHSEFEEMLQLGSHCSMAERRADEATRNVADWLKCDYMQDHVGAVFSGIIASVIGFGFFVRLNDLFIDGLVHVSSLDNDYYRYDNIGQRLIGESSGVVYRLGDTVEIRVEAVHMDERKIDFALVSSSRKPRGAGKTERDRAKNGGKCTLRDSTRAGAARAQAQRKHRGGKPSANFEPDSTFRKDGDKPADTVKKDKKTKVKKASDKTRKIAVATKAKHATKKKGAE; this is translated from the coding sequence ATGTCACAAGATCCATTTCTGGAACGAGAAGCAGAAAAATATGAATCCCCGATCCCTAGCCGAGAATATATTCTGGCTCATCTGGCGAAACGAGAAACGCCAGCCAGCCGCGAAGCGTTGTCCAAAGAGCTGGATTTAACTGGAGAAGAACAGTTGGAAGCCTTGCGCCGTCGCCTGCGTGCGATGGAGCGTGACGGCCAATTGATATTTACCCGCCGTCAGTGCTATGCGTTGCCAGAACGTCTGGACCTGTTGCGCGGCACCGTTATCGGCCACCGCGATGGCTACGGCTTCCTTCGTATCGAAGGCAGCAAGGATGACTTGTACCTTTCTACCGAGCAGATGAAGATGGCGATCCACGGCGATGTAGTGTTGGCGCAGGCGCTGGGTGCCGATCGCAAAGGCCGCTGCGAAGCACGTATCGTGCGCGTGCTGGTGCCAAAAACTAGCAAGATTGTTGGTCGTTTCTTCATGGACGCTGGTACCGGGTTCGTGGTGCCGGACGACAGCCGCCTGAGCTTCGATATTTTAGTCCCGGCCGATGCTGTCAACGGCGCACGCATGGGCTACATGGTGGTGGTAGAGCTGACCCAACGCCCCACCCGCCGCACCAAGGCAGTGGGTAAGATCGTTGAGATCCTCGGCGATAAGATGGGTACCAGCATGGTGGTGGACATCGCGCTGCGCACTCATGAGATCCCGCATACTTGGCCACCTCAGGTAGAAGCACAGGTGGCTGATCTCAGCGATCAGGTACCGGAAGTGGCCAAGAAAGGCCGGGTTGATCTACGTAAGCTGCCATTGGTTACCATTGATGGTGAAGATGCACGCGACTTTGATGATGCGGTTTACTGCGAGAAAAAACGCGGCGGCGGCTGGCGCTTATGGGTGGCGATTGCCGATGTTAGCTATTATGTGCGTCCGCGCACCGCGCTGGATGATGTGGCGCGCAACCGCGCCACATCGGTATACTTTCCATCGCAGGTTATCCCGATGCTGCCGGAGGTGCTATCCAACGGGCTATGCTCCCTCAACCCACAGGTCGATCGCCTGTGCATGGTATGCGAGATGACCCTTTCCGCCCAAGGGCGGCTATCGACGGCCAAGTTCTACGAAGCGGTGATGAGCTCCCACGCGCGTTTAACCTACAACAAGGTCTGGCGCATTTTGCAGGGCGATCAGGCACTGCATAAGCATTATCATCCTCTGGTCAAACATCTGGAAGAATTGTATGCGATGTACCATGTGTTGGATCAGGCGCGCACTGAGCGCGGCGGCATCGCCTTCGAAACCGAAGAAGCCAAGTTCATCTTCAATACCGAACGCCGCATTGAACGCGTTGCGCCGACAGTGCGTAACGATGCCCACAAGTTGATCGAAGAATGCATGATCATGGCTAACGTTGCCGCTGCGCGCTTTGTCGAGAAGCATAACGAGCCAGCGCTGTTCCGCGTCCACGATCGCCCAAGCGATGATCACATCTCCGCATTGCGCAGTGTGCTGAGCGAACTTGGGCTGACGCTGGGTGGCGGCAATAAACCGCAGCCGAAAGATTACGCCACGTTGATGGATGAAGTTGCAAAACGTCGCGATCATGAAATGCTGCAAACCATGTTACTGCGTTCGATGAAACAGGCGATTTATGATCCAGAAAACCGTGGTCACTTTGGTTTGGCGCTAGCTTCTTACGGCCACTTTACCTCGCCAATCCGCCGTTACCCGGATTTGGCGTTACACCGCACTATCAAATACCAGTTGGCCAAAGAGCATGGTGAATTGAAAGAGCGTCGGACACGAACTGGCGGCTGGCACAGCGAATTTGAAGAGATGTTGCAGTTAGGTTCGCATTGCTCAATGGCCGAACGTCGTGCAGACGAAGCAACGCGCAACGTTGCCGACTGGCTTAAGTGCGACTATATGCAGGATCACGTTGGTGCCGTGTTCAGTGGCATCATCGCCAGCGTAATCGGCTTCGGCTTTTTTGTGCGCCTAAACGATCTGTTCATCGATGGCTTGGTACACGTATCGTCGCTGGATAATGACTATTATCGCTACGATAATATCGGCCAACGTCTTATCGGTGAATCCTCCGGCGTGGTTTACCGTCTGGGTGATACGGTGGAAATCCGAGTTGAAGCGGTGCATATGGACGAACGCAAGATCGATTTCGCACTGGTCTCCAGCAGCCGAAAACCCCGTGGCGCTGGCAAAACCGAACGCGATCGTGCCAAGAACGGCGGCAAGTGCACTCTGCGCGATAGTACTAGGGCTGGCGCAGCGCGTGCTCAAGCGCAGCGCAAACATCGTGGCGGCAAACCGTCGGCCAACTTTGAGCCGGATAGTACCTTCCGCAAAGACGGAGATAAACCCGCCGACACAGTGAAAAAGGACAAAAAGACCAAGGTCAAGAAAGCGTCTGACAAAACCCGGAAAATAGCGGTGGCGACCAAAGCCAAGCACGCGACAAAGAAGAAAGGTGCCGAATAG
- a CDS encoding DUF2065 domain-containing protein: protein MLERLGTMRFPQAWRPIILAMTQLPDATLRRFGGGIVVSVCVIYYIFCRHAKR, encoded by the coding sequence ATGCTAGAAAGGCTAGGGACGATGCGATTTCCACAAGCCTGGCGCCCAATAATATTGGCGATGACTCAGTTGCCTGATGCTACTCTGCGGCGATTTGGCGGTGGAATAGTGGTTTCGGTTTGTGTGATCTATTACATTTTCTGCAGACATGCAAAGAGATAA